The sequence below is a genomic window from Streptomyces sudanensis.
GGAGGGCGAAGAGGACGACGATCGTGAACAGCAGCCCGTACAGCGCCCACGGGCCGATCCGGGGAAGGAAGCCGGACTCGTACCCCTCCCGGCCCATCCTCCGCTCACCGATGCGGCGCGTCAGGAACCCGGCCAGCAGCGGGACGCCGAGGAAGACGGCGACGTTCCAGGCGATCTCCCCCGTCGAGACGCCCAGGCGCTCGCCGTCGCCCAGGCCGAGCCAGCCGGGCAGCAGGTCGAGGTAGAACCAGCCGAGCAGCCCGAACGCGAGGACCTGGAAGACCGAGTTCAGCGCGACGAGGACGGCGGCGGCCTCCCGGTCGCCGCAGGCCAGGTCGTTCCAGATGATCACCATGGCGATGCAGCGGGCAAGTCCCACGATGATCAGCCCGGTGCGGTACTCGGGCAGGTCCGGCAGGAAGACCCACGCCAGCGCGAACATCACCGCGGGGCCGACGACCCAGTTGACGACCAGGGAGGAGACCATCAGCCTCCGGTCGCCGGTGACGGCGTCCAGCCTGTCGTAGCGGACCTTCGCCAGCACCGGGTACATCATGACCAGCAGGCCGAGCGCGATCGGCAGGGAGATCCCGCCGACCTCCACCCTCGCCAGCGCGTCGTCCAGGTCCGGGACCGCCCGCCCCAGCCCGAGGCCGGCGGCCATGGCGGCGAGGATCCACACGGCGAGGTAGCGGTCGAGCGTGGAGAGCCCGGCGGCGACGGACGGCTCCCGGGGCGTCGCGGGGGCTTCGGTGCGGGTCACGGGCAGGCCCTCTTGTTGTCGGCGGCGGTACGGGCCTGTTCGGCCAGGTCGGCGAACTGCCCGGCGAGCTGGGCGATGACGTCGGGGCGGAGCCTGTAGTAGGTGAAGCGTCCGCACGGCTCGGTCTCGACGACCCCGGCCTCGCGCAGGACTCTCAGATGGTTGGAGAGGTTGGTCTGCTTCGCGCCGGTCTCCTCCACCAGGTGGGTGGTGCACAGCGTCTCGCGGGCCAGCAGGGTCACGATCCGGAGCCTGAGCGGGTCGGCCAGCACCCGGATCAGGTCAGCGTCGACTGACGTCATCATGGACTGATACTGTCACATCACCCGACGCTGATACCAGCCGGGGCTGACCCGCGGGCCCGTCGAAGGGGTCCTCGCGGGCCCGCCTCCCCCGGCCGCCCGACCACGGGCCGGGCCGGAAACCGCCCGCCGGAGCCGGACGACGGCACCGGCCCCGCACCGCCCGCCGCCCGCACCGCCCTCCACCCGCCACCCGCACCCGCACCCGCACCCGCACCAGGAAGGAAGAACGCATGTCCTCCGCTCCGCTCGCCTCCGTGCTGTTCGTCTGCGTCCACAACGCCGGCCGCTCCCAGATGGCCGCCGGCTTCCTCCGGCACCTCGCGGGCGACCGCGTCGAGGTGCGCTCCGCCGGCTCCGCACCCGGCGACCGGGTCAACCCCGCCGCCGTCGAGGCCATGCGGGAGGTCGGCGTCGACATCTCCGCCGCCGAGCCGAAGGTCCTGACCCCCGAGGCCGTCCGAGCCTCCGACTACGTCGTCACCATGGGCTGCGGCGACTCCTGCCCGGTCTTCCCCGGCAGGGAGTACCTCGACTGGGCCCTGGAGGACCCGGCCGGCAAGGGCGTCGAAGCCGTCCGCCCGATCCGCGACGAGATCAGGAACCGCGTCGAGGCCCTCGTCGCCGAGATCGACGGCCGGCGGGGGACACCGGCCCCGTGAGCCGGCCGGAACGGGCGCGAGCCCCTCGCCGGCCCCCCGCCCCACCCGGCACCCCTTTCGGCGCTCCGGCCCGATGCGCCCCTCGACGCCGCCCCGCCCGGCGCGCCGCCCGCGCCCGGTCCGTATCCGTCCGGCCGCGGTCGCCGCGCACCGGCCCGGACCGCACCCGCGGCTCCCGGCNNGNNNCGGGGCGCCGGCCCGCCTCCCGCCGCCGCGGCGGCGCCCCCGTCCGGACNNCCCCGTTCCCGCGGGAACGTCCGGGCGGGCACAGGCCGGGAGGGCGGTCGCCGCGGAATCCCGCCCGCGGGCGTGTAGCACCGGGGAAGCGGACCACTCGGAGGGCGGGAGGGGACCGGGGGCCACGGGTGAGGAAGGGAGCAGGTCGTGGAGCGCACACCGCCCGAGGGCACCGCGGAGATCCTGTTCGTCGGGAACGCCACCGTGCTGATCCGCTACGGGGAGCTGACGCTGCTGACGGATCCGAACTTCCTCCACCGCGGGCAGCGGGCCCACCTCGGGTACGGCCTGGTGTCGCGGCGGTTGACCGAGCCGGCCGTCGACGTCGCGGACCTGCCCCACGCGGACCTGGACGCCGTGGTCCTGTCCCACCTGCACGGCGACCACTTCGACCGGGTGGCCCGGCGCGGACTGGACCGGGGCCTGCCGTTCGTGACCACCCCGCACGCCTGCCGCCTGCTGAGGGGCCTGTACGGCTTCCGCCGCGCCACCGGCCTGCGCACCTGGCAGAGCCGCACCCTGCGGCACGGGGACTCCTCGGTGCGCGTCACCTCGCTGCCCGGCCGCCACGCCCCCGGCCCCTTCCGGTTGCTGCTGCCGCCGGTGATGGGCAGCCTGCTGGAGTTCGGCGACCGCTCGGGGGAGACCCGGCTGGTCCTCTACCTGTCCGGCGACACCCTGTTCCACGCCGGTCTGCGGGAGATCGCCGAGCGGTGTCCGGACATCCACCTGGCCGTCCTGCACCTGGGCGGGACGACGCTGCCCGGCGGGCTGGTCGTCACCATGGACGCCGGGCAGGGAGCGGACCTGCTGGACCTGCTGCGCCCGCGCCGGGCCCTGCCCGTCCACTACGACGACTACACGGTCTTCCGCTCCCCGCTGGAGGACTTCCTCGACGAGGCCCGGCGCCGCGGCCACGGGGCCCGCCTGCTGCGGTGCGCTCCGGGCGAACGGGTGACCGTCGGGCCGGAGGCCGCGGCCTGACCGGAGGCGCCCCGAAGCCGCACCGGCCCGCCACGGGGCCGCACGCCCCGCCCGCACCGTCTCCCGCCGGGCACCCGGGCCGGTCCGGAACCCGCCGCCGCGCCCCTGCCACCGGCGCCCCGCGTCCGTGCCGTTCCCGGCGCCGCGCCCGCGGAGCGCTCCACCGGTGCCGCGGCGCGGCCTCCCCGCCCCTTCCGGAAAACGGCGCTTCCGGACGGGGATGCGCCCCTTCCGCGAGACGGCCCGTCCGGGAGAGCGCCCGTCGGGCACCACGCCCGTTCGGGTGAACCGGAAGGCCCTCCCACCGCGGAGCACCGCGCCCGCGGGCGCG
It includes:
- a CDS encoding arsenate reductase ArsC, yielding MSSAPLASVLFVCVHNAGRSQMAAGFLRHLAGDRVEVRSAGSAPGDRVNPAAVEAMREVGVDISAAEPKVLTPEAVRASDYVVTMGCGDSCPVFPGREYLDWALEDPAGKGVEAVRPIRDEIRNRVEALVAEIDGRRGTPAP
- a CDS encoding MBL fold metallo-hydrolase; this encodes MERTPPEGTAEILFVGNATVLIRYGELTLLTDPNFLHRGQRAHLGYGLVSRRLTEPAVDVADLPHADLDAVVLSHLHGDHFDRVARRGLDRGLPFVTTPHACRLLRGLYGFRRATGLRTWQSRTLRHGDSSVRVTSLPGRHAPGPFRLLLPPVMGSLLEFGDRSGETRLVLYLSGDTLFHAGLREIAERCPDIHLAVLHLGGTTLPGGLVVTMDAGQGADLLDLLRPRRALPVHYDDYTVFRSPLEDFLDEARRRGHGARLLRCAPGERVTVGPEAAA
- the arsB gene encoding ACR3 family arsenite efflux transporter; protein product: MTRTEAPATPREPSVAAGLSTLDRYLAVWILAAMAAGLGLGRAVPDLDDALARVEVGGISLPIALGLLVMMYPVLAKVRYDRLDAVTGDRRLMVSSLVVNWVVGPAVMFALAWVFLPDLPEYRTGLIIVGLARCIAMVIIWNDLACGDREAAAVLVALNSVFQVLAFGLLGWFYLDLLPGWLGLGDGERLGVSTGEIAWNVAVFLGVPLLAGFLTRRIGERRMGREGYESGFLPRIGPWALYGLLFTIVVLFALQGRTITSQPWDVARIALPLLVYFAVMWFGTFALGKALGLAYDRTATLAFTAAGNNFELAIAVAVATFGVTSGQALSGVVGPLIEVPVLIALVYVSLAWRRRFTTAPPSP
- a CDS encoding ArsR/SmtB family transcription factor; the encoded protein is MMTSVDADLIRVLADPLRLRIVTLLARETLCTTHLVEETGAKQTNLSNHLRVLREAGVVETEPCGRFTYYRLRPDVIAQLAGQFADLAEQARTAADNKRACP